ATTTATTTTTTTGAACGCAGGCAATTCATTTAAGTTCTTATGGTCAAAGCAATTTACTACTTCTTCCAATTTTTGTCTTAACACCCTAAAATCCATACCAAATCCCTCTTTTTTGAGTTTCGTCGCTTCTACCGTAATGCTAACCTTAAAATTATGTCCGTGCATCCCGCAGCATTTTCCACGGTAACCGTCTAAGTGATGCGCTGCCGAAAAATGCGTT
Above is a window of bacterium DNA encoding:
- the queD gene encoding 6-carboxytetrahydropterin synthase QueD, with translation MWNITTETHFSAAHHLDGYRGKCCGMHGHNFKVSITVEATKLKKEGFGMDFRVLRQKLEEVVNCFDHKNLNELPAFKKINPSAENIAKIIWGSMSKKLDKSVKLKEIKVWESEKNLVTYVE